A window of Salvia splendens isolate huo1 chromosome 8, SspV2, whole genome shotgun sequence genomic DNA:
aggtgggaaccacgacacAATGAAGAGCTTCACGAACAAAAGCTTTGGCGAGCTattccctcctggatcaaacgcacaaCGAACAGCTGAGCGTCTCCCTTCATCATCCAGATTCACCAACGGATCGACTTTGAACTTGTTATGGAACTCTATCATCCCTTCCAAAATTACGATCTCATCCTCCTCGCTCCACAGCCTCTGGAACATATTCGACTTTTTCTCCGCCGTCTCCGGCTCGGCGGCAAGGCTCTTCTTCGGCTTCTTTGCATTTTTACTGGTCGTGTCCTCAGCAGGTCGTTTCGAAGCGGCAGCGGATTTTCCCGGAGGGACGGGATCCGCGGCGGGCTTGGATTTGGCCTTCCTGTTTGATTTCAGAGTCTTTTCGTCTGGCTTCGCGGCGAGTGGCCTGACTTCCGAAGCATCGGACTCAGACACTGTTTCAGATCCGGAGTCGTCTTCGTCGGAGGAGGAAGGGTGAGGCAGTGGCTGCGAGGGTTTGGCGGCGGGAATCTGAGGCTGTGGCTTATTTTGGGGAGGGGTGGGGTCGAGATATCGGGGCTGAACCTGGCGATAATAATCATAACGCGGAGTGTCAGAGAAGGCCGGAACGTCGTGCCTACCCCATGCGCTGTCCCACGTTGACATGTGCCTCCCGGAGCGATATTCCGATCGATGGGCGGGATTATCCTACGCCGACGGCTGCCTAACGCCGCGACTGTCGCTGCTGAACCTGGGTCTGTCCCATGGTGACGCACCTGGTTGAATTGGGTGTTGATGTGCACGAGTCGATGGAGGACTTCCTAACCCTAATTGCGGCAGAGATGATACCGCCGTCGAAGTCTTCATAACCGCGCGATTCCTCCCATAATCGTCACGCCCCCTTTGCCACTCTGCGTAGGGAGGATCGGGGTCGGGGCGCGGCGGTGCTTGCGCGGCGGCTGCACGCCGATCAGATGCATCCATCCTCGCCTCCAATCGAGCCAACGACGCTAACACATGCTCGAACGCCAACGCCTGTGTATCTAATGCTCGAGTCGATGAAGATTGCGACTCCCCTCCCAAGACGACGCCTGCTGTTGTCGCCGCGATTGGCTCCGTGCGGCTCCCCACACGATTCGCCATATATCAATGAGTTCGTCAATGAAAGCGCCAATTGTTAAGGGTGAACTCCCTTAACACGATAAAAGGCAGTCGCCGGAGCTTTGCcggtcgatcaaaccaagatttaggattgcaaaaagataaaatacgataaaagctaacaagataatttcatatttctggattggaatagaagaatacaatatctcctatttataagactactctgacttagggaataagaaataaagatactaagaatatatggaaagatatgctaaatcaattctaaactaaataagagagatttggggatattCGTAGAGATATTCTACGTATcacattattagtcggtgtgcattattcaactgaaaatctgcattattacattataatggtgcattattagtcggtgtgcattattcaactgaaaatctgcattattaaatgacacgtggcaccaatctaaccgccggatgacaaaatcgtgtgGCTGacattaaaaagaacaaagaacaaaatataaaaaaggaaatgaataaatccatatatatatatatatatatatatatatatatataatagggatgtattcatttccttttcctatatttcctccttttttcttcttaatatcagccattagattagagaaatggacggtcaagatcaacattgggtaattaatcccgtgttgcattatttgtcctattttgtgcattatgagggtacaatagtaatataataatggctggaaaccgctacgaataatgcaccatatggtcacgagtaatgcatagaattgcctatataatgcacaatatgtgaactgcaatgcatacgaacaagatgtgccatgttatgatgtttgacacacgtttcttgtttcccctaagggtttaataagcttaggggctagggtatagtacgtagacatgtatgtaatcttcacatggtaacgagtaatggatataatcttcacatatatatattgaataaaatgtaccatgaaattatcattctgccctttcataattaattaatttaaaaatattttccatatgACAAATTCTaaaccactcatttaataaaaatgagtggctgataatgtaTCTCAATTCttaattaggctaaaaaatcaatgcaaaactagatttaaataccgaaacgcagaacaatatcatacgtactataccctagcatatatatatatatatatatatatataatatgtgtgtgtgtgtgtgtgtgtgtgtgaagattatatccattactcgttaccaggtgaagattacatacatgtctacgtactataccctagcccctaagcttattaaacccttaggggaaacaagaaacgtgtgtcaaacatcataacacaacacatcttggtcgtatgcattgcagttcacatattgtgcattatataggcaattatatgcattactcgtgaccatgtggtgcattattcgtagcggtttccagccattattagattactattgtaccctcataatgcacaaaataggacaaataatgcaacacgggattaattacccaatgttgatcttgaccgtccatttctctaatctaatggctgatattaagaaggaaaaatgaggaaatataggaaaaggaaatgaatacatccctatatatatcctattttgtgcattatgagggtacaatagtaatctaataatggctggaaaccgctacgaataatgcaccacatggtcacgagtaatgcatataattgcctatataatgcacaatatgtgaactgcaatgcatacgaacaagatgtgctgtgttatgatgtttgacacacgtttcttgtttcccctaagggtttaataagcttaggggctagggtatagtacgtagacatgtatgtaatcttcacatggtaacgagaaatggatatatttgactatataatgcacaatttgtgaactgcaatgcatacgaacaagatgtgttgtgttatgatgtttgacacacgtttcttgtttcccctaagggtttaataagcttaggggctagggtatagtacgtacgcattaataacaaattataaaacgatacgaataattcaccaaattgtcacgagtaatggatgttattaactatataatgcacaatatgtgaactgcaatgcatacgaataagatgtaccatgttatgatgtttgacacacgtttcttgtttcccctaagggtttaataagcttaggggctagggtatagtacgtagacattactaaatgcacgtatgtaatcttcaatccgttgattaacccatatacacaatacctctaataatgcataatatactgagataatgacaattaacagctacataatgcactacctaaaccaaataatgcacatacgtatattccaataacaacaatttgttagtaatgtctacgtactataccctagcccctaagcttattaaacccttaggggaaacaagaaacgtgtgtcaaacatcataacatggtacatcgtattcgtatgcattgcagttcacatattgtgcattatatagtcaattatatgcattactcgtgaccatgtggtgcattattcgcagataccaaaatgtggcagttacttttcggtcaaatgtcaataataaccctgtaatgcatacaaccaccttctataatgcaacacggaaccagttttatagaatcaatctgatccgttgatgccttagatctaatgcgtaatattaagaaggaaaaatgatctaagatgtgaaaaggagaataacgctcccctatatatatatatatatatatatatatatatatatatgtatatatatagtctcATTATCCACAAATccagaccgaactagagactaaatttGGGTCatccatttttcttaatcttgtggttaggattaatttataattaatttaatattttattcaataaaaacttttttattttgattttgatttttttaatttttttttattttttttaatttctttataaattttaaaaatttttattttaattcaataaaaaaacatgctagagtaaataatgaactatattcactaCATAATGAACGAAATGAACGTatgttatgaagtaatttttCGCATTCATTACATACTGAATTTACTTCAACAGAAAGATAATTATGTCAGAACATattatgaagtaataaactaatggaatgaattaatagcatgactgaatgaagtaataaactaatggaatgaagtaatagcatgactaaatgaagtaataagtttATTACTACTGCTTGACATTTTACACAGTTAACattgtatttcaataaaatgtcaaatttacttcattactaacgttcatttggttcattatttattgaatatagttcattactaCCGCTTGACGTTTAACACTAAAATTTGTTGTATCATTAATGTATTTCAATAACATGTCaaaattacttcataacatacttcatttagttcattatttagtgaatatagttcattatttactccggcaagtttttattgaataaaaaatctataaaaaattttaaaaaattatttaaaatttttaaaaaaataataaaataaataagtttttattgaataaaatattaaattaattgtaaattaatcctaaccacaagattaagaaaatggagggacctaatttggtctctagttcggtctttaagattggatttgtgaataatgggactcggTAGGGATGTATTCAGATTCATAAGCTAAATAGTGTTCAAAATCGGCACACTTGTAgtccattggatcttgtgatctaacggttagattaatgccacgtgtcatataataatgtagattattagtctaataatgtaacttagctaataatgtactattttagtaaaataatgtatcattttagtctaataatgtaccaTCTTAGGCTAATAATTTAGtttatcacaaccatccaatccaAGGATCCAAGAGCTaagatttgctttgatttttgacagaatttcacttattgaccatagtgcacccatatatatatatatatatatatgggtgcactatggtcaataagtgaaatatatatatatatttatgttatatttatactaaaatttataatagaatcctctattatacaaaaataaaaaagaatcaaATTTAAATggtattttgaatattttgagtataatagttttttttttggtataacAGTTATAACGGTATATTGTACCGCagttcggtataccaaaatgcGGTACAGTATACCGAACACAGTATGGTAATGGTATCAAAAACTACCTTACCGAATTTTCCGGTAAGTATGGTATTCTGTCATACCGTGACTTTCGGTATGGTATACGGTATGACACTCACAGTACGATATACCGTACCGAACCACCCCTTACGACACTACTATTATTCTCTATATTTCTGAAAGATgtgaaaaatgaattaaaatagttGTACCTCCGATAAGTAATAGCCTCTTGTCTTCAATTTCTGAAAGATgtgaaaaatgaattaaaatagttGTACCTCCGATAAGTAATAGCCTCTTGTCTtcaatttgtcttagaaaataCAGTCCACAACTTCAATCTGTAAGACTAACAATACGAATAAACTAATAATAGCAACTTGTTGGGCTATGTTTTGTGCTAGGATAAGTCAATAAAGAATGAAGGAGACGTTCAACAATGTCACATTCACACAGTGACACAGTTTGATTATTATTGATGTtctcaaattttaatttcagaaaaatagagaaaaatagGGGACTCGGTGTAGTTGGTTCAGCTCAAAATAACGAAATATTAACTGAATCAATGTCGAACAAAATTCTGAAATATTCAGCTCATTTTAACTTGAGAAAAATTGGAGAAGAGAAGACCTTTGGACTTTGGTTCTTCGAAGCCTCCACTGCTGTACACAAAATTCTTCAAGAAGAATGGGACTCGAACTCAATTTGAACGTACAAAATCCTTTCTTTTCGCCTATGTCTGAACTAAAACTCTGTCTAAGGGATAAAACCGATCTGCTGGTTGCCCTCACTTGCGGATAAATGAATCCTCATGAGTGACTGTTGCTCGTGACTCAAGGAAGAAAACCACTCCCTTATAAATCTGTAGTGAATGGACTGACTACTCACCGCTGCTAGAGTTTCAGCTTTACCTTCAGCGATCTCCTCAAATTTGATAGGAGTGACACCAAGCAAAGATGTTATAAGGGCAGCTTGGACAAAAATACTCAATCTCTTGAATGTGATTTCCTGAGCATATTTTGAGAACCAGTCTCTTAATTTCTTAACACCAGGATCCTCGTATCCAGCAGCACCAGCTCCAATCCTGCACGACAGATGTAGGAGTTAGTTGCTTTGGATcatgaaaaggaaaaggaaaaggattaTAGATGGTCAACACAATTGAAAATGTCGTTCATGGAGTATGTTTTTTCACTTTTGGTACAACTGTGGAATCTTAAAATATGTATCACGAGGCCATATTATTTAGTAAAGCTAAATGGGGGACTATGCCACAGCAGGCATTAATCATAATTTTACTGATACATCCATACAGAATTACAGATTGTTTCGGACCATACCTCCCAAGTTGGCCAAGAAGCATGATGATAGCAGCAGAGAATCCCTCCGTTATATGTAACTCCAAATATTCACAAATCTGCCCTACGAGGTGATCAGATGTCCAATCCCAGTTCTGCATGTCAACAGATATTGAAGGTAGTGAGGCATACAAAAATACAACGAAAAATGCTGAATCTGAGAGAATCTGAAACGAAAGTGGTGTCAAGCAAAGCCAGTGCATAATAAACAACTTTACCAATTAAAAGAGATAAGCAGACTAGTGATAAACCAACGAAAGCATCAGAAAGATATAGACAAGATTCGTACCATGACTGAAGCTAGAAGCTCAACCAAAGAAATAATATCAAGGAAGTTGTATGAATTCTCATCACATGCCAAACTCGACAAGGCAGCCTCTCCAGAGCCTGAAACTTCTTTGCCTCCCTCCTCATGGCGAGGTAGTGTAGGAAACAGCAAACAGACTAAGGAAAGTGAATCTTGTGGCCATAACCCACAATGACACTGCTTTTGGAGGTTCTCTAACAGCATCACTGCGGCATCTTTCACAGAAACTGCACCCGCTGAGAATGGACAATGTGTGCATACCAACATGCTAGATGGGTTTCTAACATCTGACTGGGAAAAGGATATAGAATTGGCTGACTCAGTTTGCTCctcaagaaacataaccacggATTTTACAATAGACATAACTACAGAGTACTGCTGAAGGGTAAAGTATTTTGAGCCACATATGAGAGCAAAAACATGAAGAATAGCCAACATTACTGGACGGTCAAGCTTCTGCATTCTAATAATGCTACATGATGTCTCACAAACATAACCAATATAATCAACAGCTGAGCACAATGATGCTAACAGACTACCCCCTGCAACCAGCAGATGAGCTGAAGCAGCCACTTCCAACAACATTATGTGATTGTCATTTAAAATGAGGTTCAGTTTGGAAGAAACATGGGACTCCGACTCAGCAGATGCACCACCGTAAACAAAAACTTTACTCTGCTGAAGAAAATCTTCAATGatagcaagcatttcaaaaaaACCACACGACTCCATAGCCATCCTTCTCAAAGATGGATCAGATAGTGCTGCGCAGAAAGAAGGAATTCCTTAGAAACACTAAAATAATAATGGAAGAAAAGAAACTGCAATGTACAACAATGAAATTTTTAAGTCTGTTATAGAAAATACCTGAGTTGAAGAGTACGCTCACTGAACCAAGAGCCTGGACAAAATTACCACCTAACCCATTTGTCAAGTTCTTCAGTCCGAGCTCAGAAATTTCAGGCAGTATTAGCGACAAGAACACGCATGCTTTTTCCCTGCAACCACCAACATAACGTAAAGAACTATAATTAGCAAATCTGGgctgaaattttttttttgtttttcattcttcaaacttttcatttttaatattagAAATATGATGACACCCATCAAGTGTGGCAAAGCATGGTATCGTTTCGGGTCTTTCATGCACCAGAAGTTGCAGAACCTAGAAGTCAGCATGGATATTTAAACCATGGGAAGTATGCAGAACACAAATACCACACAAGTCTGGTCCTTGTGGTCAACGGCCCTATAATATTAAGTACTATCTCTATTCAAAATTCTTAAGATGTCTGTCAGTATTGTATCTGGAGGGCCAAACAGCTAAGGGGGTGAAATAAGACTCATAACTCGTAAGCATCCTACAATCTATCTTCTGGCAGTACCAAACAAATTATAGTGACAGTTAACTCCTAGAACAAATTGATAATAAAACAACTAAAGTAAGTAACCACTACCAAATAAACTAACTCACCTAGTTGAGAGATCTTTAGCTTTAGGAAGGATGTGTATAACGTTTTGAATGAACATCTCCACTGAATGATCAAACGAACATAGCGGCATGCAACTGCATATTGTCTGAAGGATCCTCAAAATGCTAGAAATGTCTTTGTTGTCTGAGGATACAATTAAAAACTTTGGAGTCTCACCACAACTAGATGCACTTCCGTTTTCACATGATTCAATAGTTTTGTTTCCAGAACCAGTAAGATAAGgcattcccaacttccgacttGAAACATGGATTTCTTGACAATGAGTATCACTTGCTGCTAGTGGAGTTGTATCTTTCGGAAAGTGGTCAGAATTATGCTCCATTTGCAACAGTGATGGAACAGAGCCACCGTTAGATACAAAACTAGTGAGATTCTTTTCCGTTTCAATAACGGTATAACTACTCACATTTGGCAACCCCTCTTGGGAACTCTCATGTACCAGCATCTCAGAGCTAACTACTTCAACCCCAGGTAGAGTAGGAGATAGGGGCCTGGCAATCGCTCTACGATAGGATTCTTCATCAGCAGCATTGTCCATCTCTAGCAACTTCATATAGTCACCAGTGAACATCTGGTCAAAATCTGGAGTGGACAGGTTGTGTCCTGAAATATTATTTGTTCCATCCCTCAAGACCAAATCAGATCTgactgcatcagaccctggTGATGAAGCAGGTATACAAGCATCTGAGTTATTGATATCAGAATCAGGGATGCCTTTTGACTGCCCAGAGTCTTGCGGATGGTGAATAATTACCATTCCTTCTGAAGAGGTTTTCCTCTTCTTGAGAGGTCTGAAAAGCTCTGTCGAAGTTCCTTTCAGACTCTCTTCTCGAGGTTCATCCATTTGACCATTGAGAATATCATGCAGTACGGGTAGTTTTTCAGACACCTGTTGTTGCAACTTCTCACCCGTAACATACAAATTTTCTACGGGCTTTGCTGCACCAAGAATCCTCTTCTTCTCACGCAAGACAACTCTTCTTTTACTAGAACTGTCTTTCAATGGAGTCCTAGATCTGTTATCAGCTTTAGATACATTTTGCTTGTTTTGCATCTTACCAGAGATCTTTGGAGTGAAGTTTGACACATCCTCCCCCAGGTTAGCTGATGTCATAATAGATAATGTGTCTCTTTCCTGTGATCCCACCAAGGGTCGATCAGCAAAAGATGCCGAACTAGAATATAAGGCAGAACCCTGTAAGATTTTTTGGTTGGAACCTCGATATGGAGGGTCCATCCTAGAATCTATACCTGACATGAGTAGCCTATGATCCCCATCGATGCCTAATATTTCCCTGTCGGTGGTCTGACCGCTAATCTGAAAGTAACATAAACGAGCCAATTAGCACCAGTCCACACATGAGGGCACAAATTAGGACTATAAATATGGAATCATATGTGTACAATTGACACTAACAAAAGTCAGGGTACTATTTCTCAAGCACTTTAAAAGACTAAATAATACTTATACAGGTCTTTAACCTATACATTCACACTGCCATACAATTGTTTATTGCCAAATAAATAAGTCCTGGAGAGAGTTGAGACTTGACATGTGAGATGTTGGAATGCTTTATATAGTACATCAACCAATATAAAAATCTATAATCAACAGCAATATTATCATCACCATATCATGCATGCAAAGATAAAAGTCTACTTTATTAGACACTAGAAATCAGCTGTCATTTGCATTATCTTATCTTATATTTCATAGATTCACACACGAGCCCAGTGAAACATAATATTGCTAAACTAAAAACAACAATAAAGGACCACCAAAGTTCAAACCAATGCACAAATAGAGCTACAGTAGTGATTACATGAACAGAGAAGTAGAAGTAACTAGCCATGATGGCTATGAGCAAAAAGTAAAGCTAGTGATAATGATGTAGATTGCTGCAATCAATTATCTCAACTACAAGAAATagacaaaaagaaaaacacaaatatGCAAGAACTCTTTCTATAAATTCAGAAACAAGATACACAGACTACACATTCCTGATTAATAATGAATATGAAAGTGTTTAACGATTATGAGTGAGAAAACTAACCCTTTTCAACTGATCTATGCCTCCAGAGCCATGCAACAAACTTTTATCTAGCTTATTCAAGTGTTGTTGGAACTGGTGATTCTCCTGCTTTAGGCGACATAACTCTTGTTCTAGTACCTTGTTACGAAAAGCTTCTATCTTTGTTGCTTGCTTGGCATGTTTTGCAAGCAACTTTTCTAGCTCCAATTGTTTCTTTAGAAATTCAACTGAATCAGTTTCAAAATTGATATCATTGTTTGTTATGGGAGAAATACCAGTATAATTTCTCTGTGAAATGAACTCCTGCATTTCCTTCTGCAACCCTTCTAACCTGAGCTTGTAATTCTCTAACTGCTCAGATAGTTGATCGGCCCGGTGTTTTTGTTCCATGGACATCTTTTTGTGTTCTTCTGCAACTTTTGTCTGTTTCTTTGCTTTCTTTTTCGCTGAATCTGCACGCCTTTTCTCCCTAATAATAGTATGGTCTTTCTCCAAAagcattttttccacccacttagAGAATTGGGTGTCATGCATTAGCATTTCAGTACGTGCATCAGTGGCTAGAACTGCATTCCTGCTGGGACTGGATTTATCAACCCTATTCTTAGCCTCTTCCAATTTCTGATTCAAATCATCTGCCCGAGTTTTCTCAGACATAGCCCTCTTCATATTCATTTCAGACAGTTTCTGTTGCTCTTTAGATTTGTCCACCACCAACTTTGCCCTTTTCCTTTCTTCAGTGGCTTTCTGTTTCTCCACCTCCACTTTTTTCTGAGCAGCTTCAGATTTAGATTTCTCCAATGCCAACATTGACTTTAAATCATCAGTTTCCTTCTTAAACTTCTCCAACAAAAGCTTATCTTCAGATTTTTCAGAGCATTTATTTTTAAGCAACTCACCCTCTAATTGTTCAACCCTATTTCTAGCTTGTTCCAACTTCTGATTTAAATCATCCGCTCGAGTTTTCTCAGACATGGCCCTCTTCAGATTCGTTTCAGCCAATTTGTTTAGCTCTTTAGATTTGTCCACCGCCAACTTTGCcctatttctttcttcagtgGCTTTCTGTTTCTCCTCCTCCACTTTCTTCTGCGCAGCTTCAGATTTAGATTTCTCCAAAGCCAACATTGACTTTAAATCATCAGTTTCCTTCTTAAACTTCTCCAACAAAAGCTTATCTTCAGATTTTTCAGAGCATTTATGTTTAAGCATCTCAACCTCCAATTGTTCAACCCTAATCCTAGCTTGTTCCAACTTCTGATTCAAATCATCTGCCCGAGTTTTGTCAGACGTGGCCCTCTTCAAATTCGTGTCAGCCAGTTTGTTTTGCTCTTTCGATTTGTCCATCGCCAACTTTGCCCTTTTTCTTTCTTCAGTGGCTTTCTGTTTCTCCACCTCCACTTTCTTCTGAGCAGCTTCAGATTTAGATTTCTCCAAAGCCAACATTGACTTTAAATCATCGGTTTCCTTTTTAAACTTCTCCAACAAAAGCTTATCTTCAGATTTTTCAGAGCATTTATGTTTAAGCAACTCACCCTCTAACTGTTCAACCCTATTCTTAGCTTGTTCCAACTTCTGATTTAACTCATCTGCTCGATCCTTCTCCAAACTTGTTTCAGTAAGTTTTTGCAGGTCTACAGATTTAGCCACTGCCAAGTCAGCCCTTATTCTTTCATTAATGGATTTCTGTTTCTCTGCCTCCAATTTCTTCTCAACATCTTCTGATCTAGCTTTTTCTAAAGCCAACATTGACTTCATATCATCAGTTTCTTTTTGCAACTTCTCCCACTTAAGTTTATATTCCTCAGCATTTTTCCTATCTATTATAGCAGCCTTCTGCAACTCACAAATCTGATTTATTCCCTTCTCTAACTTCTTCAAAGCTTCATCAGCTTTCTTCTTCTCCAACTCAGCGCTCTTCTTTTCAGAAGCTGCCTTCCCCCTCTCTTGGTCCAGAAGCTTGTTCAATTGCTTAATTTCTTCTTCAGACTGAGCAATCCGTTCTTGAAGCTGTTCATCTTCTTGGTGAGAAGCAGAGCCGCTGCTTTGCTTCAGCAATTGAATCTCATCTTGAAGAGCCGAAACCtcatcctcaagatcagtacacctaCCATCCACTTTATCTTTCTCATCTTTCCAAAAATCAACCTGCAATTTGAGTTCATCCAATTCTGGACGAAAGAAAATTAAAGCATCATAAGAAGGAAGGAATAACAATGattaacataataataataacaataatagaTGCACAAAATAATAGAGAGACGCAAATCACCTTTCCTCAGACTCCCCTTATCTTTCTCGACCTCGTCATATTTCTCCTGCAAGTGTATCGTGCAGTCGCGAAACTTGTTCTTCAACAAATCAATCTTCCCAAACCTCTCCAACAGCTTTGAGTGCTTCTTTTGCAACTGCAAGAATCGACGGAAATTTAAAACCACTAAAATAACTCTGCAAATAAAACtccaacaaaaaaaaaccaCAAACCGGGGAAAATATCGGAATAAAACTAAGATTACCGTGGCACAGCAGGCACCGGAAGGCTTGTCTTCCTGCACCGCCACATCCTGCGCCATTCCTTCAGAAGCGTTAAATGACACCCTCAATTTCTAGAAAAATCAAAAACGACGCGGGGAATGTATCCCAACGATTGGAAGCGGAATCTAGCATTGTAAGAAAGAATGAACCGGCCATTGGCTTAATAAACCCATGAAAGCGACGCGGTTTAACGCGCGTCAGTGGAAGAGATGAAGCGAGTGAAGATCGATGATTTCGTAACAGTCAAAATGTTACCCTTTGTTGCTCCCAAAACCCCCAAATATATTCTGCTGTTTCAGATAAACCCTAGAATCAGAGATACAGTAACAAATTGTATTTtagaataacaaaaaaaaacaatggagcttagatctaagatttcatCAGTCCTAGGGTATCCGtgatagcccagccacaaactc
This region includes:
- the LOC121744269 gene encoding protein MLP1-like, producing the protein MAQDVAVQEDKPSGACCATLQKKHSKLLERFGKIDLLKNKFRDCTIHLQEKYDEVEKDKGSLRKELDELKLQVDFWKDEKDKVDGRCTDLEDEVSALQDEIQLLKQSSGSASHQEDEQLQERIAQSEEEIKQLNKLLDQERGKAASEKKSAELEKKKADEALKKLEKGINQICELQKAAIIDRKNAEEYKLKWEKLQKETDDMKSMLALEKARSEDVEKKLEAEKQKSINERIRADLAVAKSVDLQKLTETSLEKDRADELNQKLEQAKNRVEQLEGELLKHKCSEKSEDKLLLEKFKKETDDLKSMLALEKSKSEAAQKKVEVEKQKATEERKRAKLAMDKSKEQNKLADTNLKRATSDKTRADDLNQKLEQARIRVEQLEVEMLKHKCSEKSEDKLLLEKFKKETDDLKSMLALEKSKSEAAQKKVEEEKQKATEERNRAKLAVDKSKELNKLAETNLKRAMSEKTRADDLNQKLEQARNRVEQLEGELLKNKCSEKSEDKLLLEKFKKETDDLKSMLALEKSKSEAAQKKVEVEKQKATEERKRAKLVVDKSKEQQKLSEMNMKRAMSEKTRADDLNQKLEEAKNRVDKSSPSRNAVLATDARTEMLMHDTQFSKWVEKMLLEKDHTIIREKRRADSAKKKAKKQTKVAEEHKKMSMEQKHRADQLSEQLENYKLRLEGLQKEMQEFISQRNYTGISPITNNDINFETDSVEFLKKQLELEKLLAKHAKQATKIEAFRNKVLEQELCRLKQENHQFQQHLNKLDKSLLHGSGGIDQLKRISGQTTDREILGIDGDHRLLMSGIDSRMDPPYRGSNQKILQGSALYSSSASFADRPLVGSQERDTLSIMTSANLGEDVSNFTPKISGKMQNKQNVSKADNRSRTPLKDSSSKRRVVLREKKRILGAAKPVENLYVTGEKLQQQVSEKLPVLHDILNGQMDEPREESLKGTSTELFRPLKKRKTSSEGMVIIHHPQDSGQSKGIPDSDINNSDACIPASSPGSDAVRSDLVLRDGTNNISGHNLSTPDFDQMFTGDYMKLLEMDNAADEESYRRAIARPLSPTLPGVEVVSSEMLVHESSQEGLPNVSSYTVIETEKNLTSFVSNGGSVPSLLQMEHNSDHFPKDTTPLAASDTHCQEIHVSSRKLGMPYLTGSGNKTIESCENGSASSCGETPKFLIVSSDNKDISSILRILQTICSCMPLCSFDHSVEMFIQNVIHILPKAKDLSTREKACVFLSLILPEISELGLKNLTNGLGGNFVQALGSVSVLFNSALSDPSLRRMAMESCGFFEMLAIIEDFLQQSKVFVYGGASAESESHVSSKLNLILNDNHIMLLEVAASAHLLVAGGSLLASLCSAVDYIGYVCETSCSIIRMQKLDRPVMLAILHVFALICGSKYFTLQQYSVVMSIVKSVVMFLEEQTESANSISFSQSDVRNPSSMLVCTHCPFSAGAVSVKDAAVMLLENLQKQCHCGLWPQDSLSLVCLLFPTLPRHEEGGKEVSGSGEAALSSLACDENSYNFLDIISLVELLASVMNWDWTSDHLVGQICEYLELHITEGFSAAIIMLLGQLGRIGAGAAGYEDPGVKKLRDWFSKYAQEITFKRLSIFVQAALITSLLGVTPIKFEEIAEGKAETLAAVSSQSIHYRFIREWFSSLSHEQQSLMRIHLSASEGNQQIGFIP